The following are encoded in a window of Vitis riparia cultivar Riparia Gloire de Montpellier isolate 1030 unplaced genomic scaffold, EGFV_Vit.rip_1.0 scaffold525_pilon_pilon, whole genome shotgun sequence genomic DNA:
- the LOC117909973 gene encoding probable disease resistance protein At1g61300, with protein MGNVFSVSISTNDIAGCCDCTVARANYICKLAENRVTLRTELQKLRELKNDVNRKVDVAERQQMKRLDQVQGWLSRVEVMEIEVGQLIGDGAETIEDKRLRGCCHPKLCISSYTLGKKVARKLQDMATLMSEGRNFEVVADIVPPAPMEEIPGRPTVGLESTFDKVWRSLEEEHVGMIGLYGLGGVGKTTLLTQINNHFLKTSHNFDVVIWVVVSKTPNLRRVQNEIWEKVGFCDDKWNSKSRHEKAKDIWRALSKKRFVMLLDDMWEQMDLLEVGIPPPDQQNKSKLIFTTRSQDLCGQMGAHKKIQVKSLTWKDSWDLFQKYVGKDALNSDPEISELAEMVAKECCGLPLAIITVGRAMASKVTPQDWKHAIRVLQTCASNFPGMGHRVYPLLKYSYDSLPSKIVQSCFLYCSLFPEDFFIFKELLINQWIGEGFLDEFDDTDGARNQGFNIISTLVHACLLEESSDTKLVKFHDVVRDMALWITSEMGEMKGKFLVQTSAGLTQAPDFVKWMTTERISLMDNRIEKLTGSPTCPNLLTLRLDLNSDLQMISNGFFQFMPNLRVLSLSNTKIVELPSDISNLVSLQYLDLSGTEIKKLPIEMKNLVQLKILRLCASKLSSIPRGLISSLLMLQAVGMYNCGLYDQVAEGGVESYGMESLVEELESLKYLTYLSVTIASASVFKRFLSSRKLPSCTLAICLKMFKGSSSLNLSSLENMKHLYGLTMEDLDSLREIKFDWAGKGKETVGSSSLNPKVKCFHGLCEVVINRCQMLKNLTWLIFAPNLLYLTIGQCDEMEEVIGKGAEDGGNLSLFTKLIRLELNGLPQLKNVYRNPLPFLYLDRIEVVGCPKLKKLPLNSNSANQGRVVMVGKQEWWNELEWEDEATLTTFLPSFKAI; from the coding sequence ATGGGAAACGTGTTCTCAGTCTCAATCTCTACCAATGACATCGCTGGTTGTTGTGATTGCACTGTTGCTCGAGCAAATTACATATGCAAGCTTGCAGAAAATCGGGTTACTTTGAGAACAGAGCTTCAAAAATTAAGGGAGTTGAAGAACGATGTGAATAGGAAGGTGGATGTGGCTGAGAGACAACAAATGAAGCGTCTGGATCAAGTACAAGGCTGGCTTTCCAGGGTAGAAGTCATGGAAATTGAAGTCGGTCAACTGATTGGAGATGGTGCGGAGACCATTGAGGATAAACGATTACGTGGTTGTTGCCATCCCAAGCTTTGCATCTCCAGCTACACGTTGGGAAAAAAAGTGGCCAGGAAGCTACAAGATATGGCTACTCTAATGAGCGAAGGACGTAATTTTGAGGTGGTGGCTGATATTGTACCTCCAGCTCCTATGGAGGAAATACCCGGCCGACCCACTGTGGGCTTGGAATCAACATTTGACAAAGTTTGGAGGAGTCTCGAAGAAGAACATGTAGGGATGATCGGCTTATATGGGTTGGGGGGCGTTGGGAAGACCACCCTCCTGACACAAATCAACAATCATTTCCTTAAAACATCCCACAATTTTGATGTCGTAATTTGGGTAGTGGTTTCAAAAACTCCAAATCTACGGCGGGTTCAAAACGAGATTTGGGAGAAGGTGGGATTCTGTGATGATAAATGGAATAGCAAAAGCCGCCATGAGAAAGCCAAAGACATCTGGAGAGCCTTGAGCAAAAAGAGGTTTGTGATGTTGTTGGATGACATGTGGGAGCAAATGGATCTGTTAGAAGTGGGAATTCCACCTCCTGACCAACAAAATAAGTCCAAGCTGATATTCACCACTCGATCTCAGGACTTGTGCGGGCAAATGGGAGCTCACAAGAAGATCCAAGTGAAATCTTTGACATGGAAGGATTCGTGGGATCTATTTCAAAAATATGTGGGAAAGGACGCCCTTAATTCTGATCCAGAAATATCTGAGCTCGCTGAAATGGTTGCAAAAGAGTGTTGCGGTTTGCCACTGGCGATAATTACTGTGGGGCGAGCCATGGCTTCTAAAGTGACACCCCAAGATTGGAAGCATGCAATTAGAGTACTACAAACATGTGCTTCAAATTTTCCAGGTATGGGGCACCGAGTGTACCCACTTTTGAAATACAGCTATGATAGTTTGCCCTCCAAAATAGTTCAGTCTTGCTTCTTATATTGTTCTTTATTCCcagaagatttttttatatttaaggaaCTTTTGATAAATCAATGGATTGGTGAGGGATTTTTAGATGAATTTGATGACACGGATGGAGCCAGAAATCAGGGATTTAATATTATCAGTACTCTCGTTCATGCATGTCTACTTGAGGAATCTTCAGATACTAAATTGGTAAAATTTCATGATGTTGTTCGTGATATGGCCTTGTGGATAACCAGTGAAATGGGGGAGATGAAGGGCAAGTTTTTGGTACAAACAAGTGCTGGTTTGACCCAAGCACCTGACTTTGTCAAATGGATGACGACAGAAAGGATTTCACTGATGGACAACCGAATTGAGAAGTTAACAGGATCACCCACATGTCCCAATCTCTTGACACTTCGTCTAGATTTGAATAGTGATTTGCAGATGATAAGCAATGGTTTTTTCCAATTTATGCCCAATCTAAGAGTGTTGAGCTTATCAAACACCAAAATAGTTGAGTTACCATCAGATATTTCTAATTTGGTTTCATTGCAATATCTTGATTTATCTGGTACAGAGATAAAGAAGTTGCCAATTGAGATGAAGAATCTCGTACAATTGAAGATTTTGAGATTGTGTGCATCTAAACTCTCTTCAATTCCACGAGGACTAATATCAAGTCTTTTAATGTTGCAAGCCGTTGGCATGTACAATTGTGGACTTTATGATCAAGTAGCTGAAGGAGGCGTTGAATCATATGGTATGGAGTCCTTGGTAGAGGAAttggagagtttgaaatacTTGACGTATTTAAGTGTCACCATAGCAAGTGCCTCTGTGTTTAAGAGATTTTTAAGTTCCAGAAAGTTACCGAGTTGCACTCTAGCAATCTGCCTCAAGATGTTCAAAGGTTCAAGCTCACTCAACCTATCATCTCTCGAAAATATGAAGCATCTCTATGGGCTTACGATGGAAGATTTGGATAGTTTGAGAGAGATTAAGTTTGATTGGGcagggaaaggaaaggaaacagTGGGGTCTAGTAGTCTCAACCCGAAGGTCAAATGCTTCCATGGCCTTTGCGAAGTGGTCATCAATAGATGCCagatgttgaagaatttgacATGGCTTATTTTTGCCCCAAACCTCCTATATCTTACGATAGGACAATGTGATGAAATGGAAGAAGTGATAGGTAAAGGTGCAGAGGATGGAGGAAATCTGAGCCTATTCACAAAACTCATACGACTGGAGTTAAATGGTTTACCCCAATTGAAGAATGTGTACCGGAATCCGTTGCCCTTTCTTTACCTTGACAGAATTGAAGTAGTTGGGTGTCCAAAGCTGAAGAAGCTGCCACTCAACTCCAACAGTGCCAATCAAGGTAGAGTTGTGATGGTAGGAAAGCAAGAGTGGTGGAATGAGTTAGAATGGGAGGATGAAGCTACTCTAACTACTTTCCTTCCCAGTTTCAAAGCAATATAA